In a genomic window of Deinococcus aquiradiocola:
- a CDS encoding NUDIX domain-containing protein, giving the protein MSITPFRTLQDARHRAATHHLREKAVCFVTRGQDLLVMDHVPAGSAGVQLPAGGVEPGETPGQAATRELWEETGLTLPAPTYLTSYLWEAQLPDRFTRQVCHAFLFRAPPGTPDTWERDADGEHFAFRWMPALAPRLDWEMDAALPWAHAHLNPV; this is encoded by the coding sequence ATGAGCATCACACCCTTCCGCACCCTGCAGGACGCCCGCCACCGGGCCGCCACCCACCACCTCAGAGAGAAGGCCGTGTGCTTCGTCACGCGCGGCCAGGACCTGCTGGTGATGGACCACGTGCCCGCCGGAAGTGCAGGCGTGCAACTCCCGGCAGGCGGCGTGGAGCCCGGCGAGACGCCAGGACAGGCCGCCACCCGCGAACTGTGGGAGGAGACCGGCCTGACCCTGCCCGCCCCGACGTACCTCACGTCGTACCTGTGGGAAGCGCAGCTGCCGGACCGCTTCACGCGGCAGGTGTGCCACGCGTTCCTGTTCCGCGCGCCGCCCGGCACGCCCGACACCTGGGAGCGAGACGCGGACGGCGAACACTTCGCGTTCCGCTGGATGCCCGCCCTGGCCCCGCGGCTCGACTGGGAGATGGACGCCGCCCTCCCCTGGGCCCACGCGCACCTGAACCCCGTCTGA
- the purM gene encoding phosphoribosylformylglycinamidine cyclo-ligase, whose amino-acid sequence MANDTDQALNPTPGSPRPSAYQQAGVDIEAGHRAVALMKDAVGRSQNAPGLRGAVLSGLGGFGGLFRPALGGMTDPILVASTDGVGTKTKVAAQAGVFRHLGHDIVNHCTNDLLVQGARPLFFLDYIAMGTLVPESVAEFVNGAAEACLQVGAALLGGETAEMPGVYVTGELDIVGTLVGVVDRPNLVTGERLEVGDTVIALPSSGLHTNGYSLARRVLDGLDWQEERGDLGGTLQDALLAPHRCYLAAFEALVAAGTDVRGMSHITGGGLIDNPPRIFPQGVGMRVDLNSWTLPPLFRLIVERGEISTHDAFHALNMGVGYLFMVPAAQADAALVTLRAAGEQPWVIGQMTAGSGVTLNGGGAA is encoded by the coding sequence ATGGCGAACGATACTGATCAGGCCCTCAACCCTACACCCGGCTCACCCCGCCCCTCGGCGTACCAGCAGGCGGGGGTGGACATCGAGGCGGGGCACCGCGCGGTGGCCCTCATGAAGGACGCGGTGGGCCGCAGCCAGAACGCGCCCGGCCTGCGTGGCGCGGTCCTCAGCGGCCTGGGCGGCTTCGGCGGCCTGTTCCGGCCCGCGCTCGGCGGCATGACGGACCCTATCCTGGTCGCGTCCACGGACGGCGTCGGCACCAAGACGAAGGTCGCCGCGCAGGCGGGCGTGTTCCGACACCTGGGGCACGACATCGTCAACCACTGCACCAACGACCTGCTCGTGCAGGGCGCCCGCCCGCTCTTCTTCCTCGATTACATCGCGATGGGTACACTCGTGCCGGAGAGCGTCGCGGAGTTCGTGAACGGCGCGGCCGAGGCGTGCCTGCAGGTCGGCGCGGCCCTGCTGGGCGGCGAGACGGCCGAGATGCCCGGCGTGTACGTGACGGGCGAACTCGACATCGTGGGCACGCTGGTGGGCGTGGTGGACCGCCCGAACCTCGTGACGGGCGAGCGCCTGGAGGTGGGCGACACCGTGATCGCCCTGCCGAGCAGCGGCCTGCACACCAACGGGTACAGCCTCGCGCGCCGCGTGCTGGACGGTCTCGACTGGCAGGAGGAGCGCGGCGACCTGGGCGGCACGCTGCAGGACGCGCTGCTGGCCCCGCACCGCTGCTACCTCGCGGCCTTCGAGGCGCTCGTGGCGGCCGGGACGGACGTGCGCGGCATGAGTCACATCACGGGCGGCGGCCTGATCGACAACCCGCCCCGCATCTTCCCGCAGGGGGTCGGCATGCGCGTCGACCTGAACAGCTGGACGCTGCCGCCACTCTTCCGCCTGATCGTGGAGCGCGGCGAGATCAGCACGCACGACGCCTTCCACGCCCTGAACATGGGCGTCGGTTACCTGTTCATGGTGCCCGCCGCGCAGGCGGACGCCGCCCTCGTCACGCTGCGCGCGGCGGGCGAGCAGCCCTGGGTGATCGGGCAGATGACGGCCGGGTCGGGCGTGACCCTGAACGGGGGCGGCGCGGCATGA
- a CDS encoding homoserine dehydrogenase has translation MTSAVPLKTVTVGLLGCGTVGQNVLHLLQRRQDIFSDIGVRIEVAGVLVRDADRARDVPAGTPLTDDPAFLQECGVVIEAMGGTQRPLALLHPYLKSGRPVITANKALLAECWRELREYALAGKLYYEASVMAGTPVIGPMSTVLRASRFESLQAVLNGTCNYILTQMEEGKEYAQALAEAQEMGYAEDPPTLDVGGFDTAHKLAVLARFCADGDFPYDQVKVQGIEGVTLQDVQDAAANGEKYKLIAELRPGPDGEGWEATVSPQRLPNTHPICSIGAGRNALVFRGEECGELYFAGGGAGGMVTASAMVGDLLDLVIGFPGHVPLH, from the coding sequence ATGACCAGTGCCGTTCCGCTCAAGACCGTCACCGTCGGGCTGCTGGGGTGCGGCACGGTGGGCCAGAATGTCCTGCACCTCCTGCAGCGCCGCCAGGACATCTTCTCCGACATCGGCGTGCGGATCGAGGTGGCGGGCGTCCTCGTGCGCGACGCCGACCGGGCGCGCGACGTGCCCGCCGGAACGCCCCTCACGGACGACCCCGCCTTCCTGCAGGAGTGCGGCGTGGTGATCGAGGCGATGGGCGGCACGCAGCGGCCCCTGGCGCTGCTGCACCCGTACCTGAAGTCCGGGCGGCCCGTCATCACGGCCAACAAGGCGCTCCTCGCGGAGTGCTGGCGTGAGCTGCGCGAGTACGCGCTCGCCGGGAAGCTGTACTACGAGGCGTCCGTCATGGCGGGCACGCCCGTCATCGGCCCGATGAGCACCGTGCTGCGCGCCAGCCGCTTCGAGAGCCTGCAGGCCGTCCTGAACGGCACCTGCAACTACATCCTCACGCAGATGGAGGAAGGCAAGGAGTACGCGCAGGCGCTCGCGGAAGCGCAGGAGATGGGGTACGCCGAGGACCCGCCCACCCTGGACGTGGGCGGCTTCGACACCGCGCACAAGCTCGCCGTGCTCGCCCGCTTCTGCGCGGACGGCGACTTCCCGTACGATCAGGTGAAGGTGCAGGGCATCGAGGGCGTCACCCTGCAGGACGTGCAGGACGCCGCCGCGAACGGCGAGAAGTACAAGCTGATCGCCGAACTGCGCCCCGGCCCGGACGGCGAGGGCTGGGAAGCGACCGTGTCCCCGCAGCGCCTCCCGAACACGCATCCCATCTGCAGCATCGGCGCGGGCCGCAACGCCCTCGTGTTCCGCGGCGAGGAGTGCGGCGAACTGTACTTCGCGGGCGGCGGGGCGGGCGGCATGGTGACCGCGTCCGCGATGGTCGGCGACCTGCTCGACCTCGTGATCGGCTTCCCGGGGCACGTGCCGCTGCACTGA
- a CDS encoding GNAT family N-acetyltransferase: protein MSAPTHGRVTLKPLVQLDASEWRKMHSYFRDRELADWNGAQPIRIPEFLFRRVMIDEERGGDRHGFGILDEDGTLIGSIELYDLRPVPPAQARFGTLGVMIGERRLWGRGYGRDAVTALLAWAFGQRQPPLERVRLTTFSHNRRAQRSFLATGFHEVGRTITPDRTDVHMEVSRHDWQDRQHQPPTGGNTDGG from the coding sequence GTGAGCGCCCCCACCCACGGGCGCGTCACGCTCAAGCCGCTGGTGCAGCTCGACGCTTCCGAATGGCGGAAGATGCACTCGTACTTCCGTGACCGGGAACTCGCCGACTGGAACGGCGCGCAGCCCATCCGCATCCCGGAATTCCTGTTCCGGCGCGTCATGATCGACGAGGAACGCGGCGGGGACCGGCACGGCTTCGGCATCCTCGACGAAGACGGCACGCTCATCGGCAGCATCGAACTGTACGACCTGCGGCCCGTCCCGCCCGCCCAGGCGCGTTTCGGGACGCTGGGCGTCATGATCGGCGAGCGCCGCCTGTGGGGCAGAGGGTACGGCCGCGACGCCGTCACCGCCCTGCTCGCCTGGGCGTTCGGGCAGCGGCAACCGCCCCTGGAACGCGTGCGCCTCACGACCTTCTCCCACAACCGCCGCGCGCAGCGCAGCTTCCTCGCGACCGGCTTCCACGAGGTGGGCCGCACCATCACGCCGGACCGCACCGACGTGCACATGGAGGTCAGCCGCCACGACTGGCAGGACCGCCAGCACCAGCCGCCGACCGGCGGGAACACGGACGGCGGATAG
- a CDS encoding AIM24 family protein — translation MTALQRGEKRRLQDLTSRRTLDVTLQHDLQGADVSVFGLNADRKLQDDRYFVFYNQLSSPRGEVTLTQDARGGRFRLELDALPASVRRLVFVVTHDSAPFSQLGRLSWTLGDPDVRASVELRGDQFAQERAVMVAEVYEHAGEWRVANVGQGFSGGLDALLRHFGGEEAQPTPHTPPAPAPTWTPPAPASPPVPTAGGGTRFAPASDGTYSLTQFLQKNAEADRPGDVFELESDKMLEVKVRGRVWSKLGAMVAYSGNLSFKREGMLEGGIMKALVRAVTSEMEPLAKIEGQGVCYLADQAKEITVLKLQGDAVNVAGHALLAFEDTVQHKITMHRSAAGMVSGGLFSVLLRGQGMLALLSHGRPLTLRVTNGETVYTDPNATIGWSENLSPQLRVDSSLKSFIGRGGGETFQMAFQGEGFVIVQPYEENMH, via the coding sequence ATGACGGCGCTGCAACGCGGCGAGAAACGCAGACTGCAGGACCTCACGTCCCGGCGCACGCTGGACGTGACGCTGCAGCACGACCTGCAGGGCGCGGACGTGAGCGTGTTCGGCCTGAACGCCGACCGGAAACTGCAGGACGACCGGTACTTCGTGTTCTACAACCAGCTGAGCAGCCCGCGCGGCGAGGTGACGCTCACGCAGGACGCGCGCGGCGGCCGGTTCCGGCTGGAGCTGGACGCGCTGCCCGCCAGCGTGCGCCGACTGGTGTTCGTGGTCACGCACGACAGCGCGCCCTTCTCGCAGCTCGGGCGGCTCTCGTGGACGCTCGGCGACCCGGACGTGCGCGCCAGCGTGGAGCTGCGCGGCGATCAGTTCGCGCAGGAGCGGGCCGTGATGGTCGCCGAGGTGTACGAGCACGCCGGGGAGTGGCGCGTCGCGAACGTCGGGCAGGGCTTCAGCGGCGGCCTGGACGCCCTGCTGCGCCACTTCGGCGGGGAGGAGGCTCAGCCCACACCCCACACGCCCCCCGCCCCGGCCCCCACCTGGACGCCCCCGGCACCCGCCTCTCCCCCGGTCCCCACGGCGGGCGGCGGGACGCGCTTCGCGCCCGCCAGTGACGGCACGTACAGCCTCACGCAGTTCCTTCAAAAGAACGCCGAGGCCGACCGTCCCGGCGACGTGTTCGAACTGGAGAGCGACAAGATGCTGGAAGTCAAGGTGCGGGGCCGCGTGTGGAGCAAGCTCGGCGCGATGGTCGCGTACAGCGGCAACCTCAGCTTCAAACGCGAGGGCATGCTGGAGGGCGGCATCATGAAGGCCCTCGTGCGCGCCGTGACGAGCGAGATGGAACCCCTCGCGAAGATCGAGGGGCAGGGCGTGTGCTACCTCGCCGACCAGGCGAAGGAGATCACGGTCCTGAAATTGCAGGGCGACGCCGTGAACGTCGCCGGGCACGCCCTCCTCGCCTTCGAGGACACGGTGCAGCATAAAATCACCATGCACCGCAGCGCGGCAGGCATGGTGTCGGGCGGCCTGTTCAGCGTGCTGCTGCGCGGGCAGGGCATGCTGGCCCTGCTGAGCCACGGGCGGCCCCTCACGCTGCGCGTCACGAACGGCGAGACGGTGTACACCGACCCCAACGCCACCATCGGCTGGAGCGAGAACCTCAGCCCGCAGCTGCGGGTGGACAGCTCCCTGAAGAGCTTCATCGGGCGGGGCGGCGGCGAGACCTTCCAGATGGCCTTCCAGGGCGAGGGCTTCGTGATCGTGCAGCCGTACGAGGAGAACATGCACTGA
- a CDS encoding histidine phosphatase family protein has protein sequence MTQPEPAGTETPGGKPVEPAYRPPTGFPAPDRAQATEFWVVRHGESTWNLQGRYQGQADVPLSLEGRLQAAMLAERLTGQTFDAVYSSDLARALVTAEIVAERLAAQPDVRIDEGLREIDVGLLSGKDTPQLRTEHADYLEALRADPWNTRRPGGESMKDLYERAGTSFQAMRARHAGGRVLVFTHGGVVRVAVGLALGGVPQNAWARLSVTNTSVTRVLLTEGGGTLLGFNDAAHLEAMGEATEADDVLGPGQSP, from the coding sequence ATGACCCAGCCGGAACCGGCGGGCACCGAAACGCCGGGCGGGAAGCCCGTCGAGCCCGCGTACAGGCCGCCTACCGGCTTCCCTGCCCCGGACCGGGCGCAGGCCACGGAGTTCTGGGTGGTGCGGCACGGCGAGAGCACCTGGAACCTCCAGGGCCGCTACCAGGGGCAGGCGGACGTGCCGCTCAGCCTGGAGGGCCGCCTGCAGGCCGCGATGCTCGCCGAACGCCTCACCGGGCAGACCTTCGACGCGGTGTACTCCAGCGACCTCGCGCGCGCGCTCGTCACGGCCGAGATCGTCGCCGAACGCCTCGCGGCGCAGCCGGACGTGCGGATCGACGAGGGCCTGCGCGAGATCGACGTGGGCCTGCTGAGCGGCAAGGACACCCCGCAGCTCCGCACCGAGCACGCCGACTACCTCGAAGCGCTGCGCGCCGACCCCTGGAACACCCGCCGACCCGGCGGGGAGAGCATGAAGGACCTGTACGAGCGGGCCGGGACGAGCTTCCAGGCGATGCGGGCACGGCACGCGGGCGGGCGGGTGCTGGTGTTCACGCACGGCGGCGTCGTCCGCGTCGCGGTGGGCCTCGCGCTGGGCGGCGTGCCGCAGAACGCGTGGGCGCGCCTGTCCGTCACGAACACCAGCGTCACCCGCGTCCTCCTGACGGAGGGCGGCGGGACGCTCCTCGGCTTCAACGACGCCGCGCACCTCGAAGCGATGGGCGAGGCGACCGAGGCGGACGACGTGCTCGGCCCCGGACAGTCCCCCTGA
- the prfA gene encoding peptide chain release factor 1, which produces MLSGRIEELGTEYAAIERSLGDPAVLADTREYTRLTRRHRELTPLITLWTEYRAQERLAQDARSLLTDPEMADLARSELDAALTRMATLENELEVLLLPRDPYDSHDVILELRAGAGGDEAGLFAADLLRLYTRYVEGLNLKLSVADASESDLGGYSRLVAEVAGENAYRAMKWERGVHRVQRVPATETQGRIHTSTVTVAVLPQVEQEDVQLDLSEVRIDVFRAQGAGGQGVNTTDSAVRATYRAGTPEEIMVVCQDGRSQIKNKEKALQILRARLAERQREERAVTEREARSAQVGSGDRSEKIRTYNYPQNRVTDHRLTGDDKNFALDSVMEGALAGVVTALERAEREQQLSEMTDHATA; this is translated from the coding sequence GTGCTGAGCGGCCGCATCGAGGAACTCGGCACCGAGTACGCCGCCATCGAACGCAGTCTGGGCGACCCGGCCGTGCTGGCCGACACGCGCGAGTACACGCGCCTCACGCGCCGCCACCGGGAACTCACGCCGCTCATCACGCTCTGGACCGAGTACCGCGCGCAGGAACGCCTCGCGCAGGACGCCCGCAGCCTCCTGACGGACCCCGAGATGGCCGACCTCGCCCGCAGCGAACTGGACGCCGCCCTGACGCGCATGGCGACGCTGGAGAACGAGCTGGAAGTCCTGCTGCTGCCCCGCGACCCGTACGACAGTCACGACGTGATCCTCGAACTGCGCGCCGGGGCGGGCGGCGACGAGGCGGGCCTGTTCGCGGCGGACCTGCTGCGCCTGTACACCCGGTACGTGGAGGGCCTGAACCTGAAGCTGAGCGTCGCGGACGCGTCCGAGTCGGACCTCGGCGGGTACTCGCGCCTCGTGGCGGAAGTCGCGGGCGAGAACGCGTACCGCGCCATGAAGTGGGAGCGCGGCGTGCACCGCGTGCAGCGCGTGCCCGCCACGGAAACGCAGGGCCGCATCCACACGAGCACCGTGACGGTAGCCGTGCTCCCGCAGGTCGAGCAGGAGGACGTGCAGCTCGACCTGTCCGAGGTGCGCATCGACGTGTTCCGCGCGCAGGGTGCGGGCGGTCAGGGCGTCAACACCACCGACTCCGCCGTGCGCGCCACGTACCGCGCGGGCACGCCCGAAGAGATCATGGTGGTCTGCCAGGACGGCCGCAGCCAGATCAAGAACAAGGAGAAGGCCCTGCAGATCCTGCGGGCGCGCCTCGCGGAACGGCAGCGTGAGGAGCGCGCCGTGACAGAACGCGAGGCGCGCAGCGCGCAGGTCGGCAGCGGCGACCGCAGCGAGAAGATCCGCACCTACAACTACCCGCAGAACCGCGTGACCGACCACCGCCTGACCGGCGACGACAAGAACTTCGCGCTGGACAGCGTGATGGAGGGCGCGCTCGCGGGGGTCGTCACGGCGCTCGAACGTGCGGAACGCGAACAGCAGCTCTCGGAGATGACCGATCATGCCACGGCGTGA